One stretch of Pirellulales bacterium DNA includes these proteins:
- a CDS encoding P-II family nitrogen regulator, with amino-acid sequence MKLIIAIIQPNKLESVKAALTEVEVFRLTVMDVQGFGRQKGHAELYRGHEISVNLLRKVQLQIAVNDEFVEPTINAIIKGGRTGTSGEIGDGKIFVLPLDDCIRIRTGERGGEAI; translated from the coding sequence ATGAAGCTCATCATCGCCATTATCCAACCGAACAAGTTGGAATCGGTCAAAGCCGCGCTGACCGAGGTGGAAGTCTTCCGCCTCACCGTGATGGACGTTCAGGGCTTCGGCCGCCAAAAAGGACACGCCGAACTGTACCGCGGCCACGAAATCAGTGTGAACCTGCTCCGCAAAGTGCAACTGCAAATCGCTGTCAACGACGAATTCGTCGAGCCGACGATCAACGCTATCATCAAAGGGGGCCGTACCGGCACCAGCGGAGAAATCGGCGACGGCAAAATCTTTGTCCTACCGCTCGATGACTGCATTCGAATTCGCACCGGCGAAC